The following are from one region of the Amycolatopsis sp. QT-25 genome:
- a CDS encoding acyl-CoA dehydrogenase family protein encodes MTTVDDLRQRVADLLAAHPPESTPRQDFLDARFDAGLAWIHFPEGLGGLTAPRSLQSVVDKELAAAGAPDNDKRRIGIGLGMAAPTILAFGTPEQHQRFLRPLWTEREVWCQLFSEPGAGSDLAALGTRAVRDGDDWVVTGQKVWTSGAHKSQWAILVTRTDPDVPKHRGMTYFLCDMTASGVEVRPLRQITGEAEFNEVFLSEVRIPDAHRLGAVGAGWKVAQTTLMNERVAIGGTEFPRDGGMVGVVTETWRERPDLRTSELHDRLLKLWVEGESLRLVSSRLRQQLAAGAPGPEGSAVKVAFSELNQAASGLEIELLGDEGLRYDDWTMRRPDGVDFLGREAGYRYLRAKGNSIEGGTSEVLRNIIAERVLGLPSEPRIDKDVAWKDLPR; translated from the coding sequence GTGACCACTGTGGACGATCTCCGGCAGCGCGTGGCCGATCTGCTGGCCGCGCATCCGCCGGAAAGCACGCCCCGGCAGGACTTCCTCGACGCCCGGTTCGACGCCGGGCTGGCATGGATCCATTTCCCCGAGGGCCTCGGCGGGCTGACCGCGCCACGTTCCCTCCAGTCCGTCGTGGACAAGGAACTCGCCGCGGCGGGCGCGCCGGACAACGACAAACGGCGGATCGGGATCGGCCTCGGCATGGCCGCGCCGACCATTCTCGCCTTCGGCACCCCGGAACAGCACCAGCGCTTCCTGCGTCCACTGTGGACTGAACGCGAGGTGTGGTGCCAGTTGTTCAGCGAGCCGGGCGCCGGATCCGACCTCGCCGCACTGGGCACCCGCGCCGTCCGCGACGGCGACGACTGGGTGGTCACCGGACAGAAGGTCTGGACGTCGGGCGCGCACAAGTCGCAGTGGGCCATCCTGGTCACCCGCACCGATCCCGACGTGCCGAAGCACCGCGGCATGACGTATTTCCTGTGTGACATGACCGCCTCGGGCGTGGAGGTCCGGCCACTGCGCCAGATCACCGGCGAGGCCGAGTTCAACGAGGTCTTCCTCAGCGAGGTCCGCATTCCCGACGCGCATCGCCTCGGCGCGGTCGGTGCAGGCTGGAAGGTCGCGCAGACCACGCTGATGAACGAACGGGTCGCGATCGGCGGGACCGAGTTCCCGCGTGACGGCGGCATGGTCGGTGTCGTCACGGAAACCTGGCGTGAGCGCCCGGACCTGCGCACGTCCGAACTGCACGACAGGCTGCTGAAGCTGTGGGTGGAGGGCGAAAGCCTGCGCCTGGTGAGTTCGCGGCTGCGGCAGCAGCTCGCCGCGGGCGCGCCGGGACCCGAGGGGTCCGCGGTCAAGGTCGCGTTCTCCGAACTGAACCAGGCCGCGTCCGGGCTGGAGATCGAACTGCTCGGTGACGAGGGCCTGCGCTACGACGACTGGACGATGCGGCGTCCCGACGGCGTTGACTTCCTCGGCCGCGAGGCCGGTTACCGCTATCTGCGCGCGAAGGGCAACTCCATCGAAGGTGGCACCTCGGAGGTGCTGCGCAACATCATCGCCGAGCGCGTGCTGGGGCTGCCCTCCGAGCCGCGGATCGACAAGGACGTCGCCTGGAAGGACCTGCCCCGATGA
- a CDS encoding acyl-CoA dehydrogenase family protein — protein MDFAFDAKTEELRGKLLEFMDSHIYPAEAVFEQQLAERDSEWSQPPIVEELKAEARKRGLWNFFLPGDHGAGLTNLQYAPLAEITGRSLRLAPTALNCAAPDTGNMEVLTMFGTERQQKQWLEPLLEGEIRSAFAMTEPDVASSDARNIATGIRRDGDEYVVNGRKWYISGAMNPNCKIFIVMGKTDPDAPPHKQQSMILVPRDTPGMTVKRGMHVFGYTDGDHGGHAEVVFEDARVPAENLVAGEGDGFAIAQARLGPGRIHHCMRAIGMAERALELMCRRALSRETFGKPIAEQGVVQDWIAEARVKIEQQRLLVLKTAWLMDTVGNQGAHTEIQAIKISTPITVEWILDKAVQLFGAGGVSQDFPVAEMWAQVRTLRLADGPDEVHKRSLAHRELKKYRAEAAK, from the coding sequence ATGGACTTCGCCTTCGACGCGAAAACCGAGGAACTGCGGGGAAAGCTCCTCGAGTTCATGGATTCGCACATCTACCCGGCCGAGGCCGTCTTCGAACAGCAGCTGGCCGAGCGCGACAGTGAATGGTCGCAGCCGCCGATCGTCGAGGAACTCAAGGCCGAGGCACGCAAGCGCGGACTGTGGAACTTCTTCCTCCCCGGTGACCACGGCGCCGGTCTCACGAACCTCCAGTACGCGCCGCTGGCCGAAATCACCGGCCGCAGCCTCCGGCTCGCGCCGACGGCGCTGAACTGCGCGGCCCCGGACACCGGGAACATGGAAGTCCTCACCATGTTCGGCACCGAGCGGCAGCAGAAGCAGTGGCTCGAACCGTTGCTGGAGGGCGAGATCCGGTCCGCGTTCGCGATGACCGAACCCGACGTCGCCTCCTCCGACGCGCGCAACATCGCCACCGGCATCCGGCGGGACGGCGACGAGTACGTCGTCAACGGCCGCAAGTGGTACATCTCCGGCGCGATGAACCCGAACTGCAAGATCTTCATCGTGATGGGCAAGACCGATCCGGACGCCCCGCCGCACAAGCAGCAGAGCATGATCCTGGTCCCCCGCGACACGCCCGGCATGACCGTGAAACGCGGTATGCACGTGTTCGGCTACACCGACGGCGATCACGGCGGCCACGCCGAAGTGGTCTTCGAGGACGCCCGCGTGCCGGCGGAGAACCTCGTCGCCGGTGAAGGCGACGGGTTCGCCATCGCGCAGGCCCGCCTCGGACCGGGACGGATCCACCACTGCATGCGCGCCATCGGCATGGCCGAACGCGCGCTGGAACTGATGTGCCGCCGGGCGCTTTCGCGCGAGACCTTCGGCAAACCGATCGCCGAACAGGGCGTGGTGCAGGACTGGATCGCCGAGGCGCGGGTCAAGATCGAGCAGCAGCGGCTGCTGGTGCTCAAGACCGCGTGGCTGATGGACACCGTCGGCAACCAGGGCGCGCACACCGAGATCCAGGCGATCAAGATCTCCACGCCGATCACCGTCGAGTGGATCCTCGACAAGGCCGTGCAGTTGTTCGGCGCCGGCGGGGTCAGCCAGGACTTCCCGGTCGCCGAGATGTGGGCGCAGGTGCGGACGCTGCGGCTGGCCGACGGCCCGGACGAGGTGCACAAGCGCTCGCTGGCGCATCGTGAACTGAAGAAGTACCGCGCGGAGGCAGCGAAGTGA